The sequence ACGGCGTACACCGTCAGCAAGATTAGCAGGGCGACGACGTGGACGCCGACCTGTCCGAGTGCGATGATCAGCGTCACGTAGAGGACGCTGTACTTGACGAGTTTCGGGATCACGGAGACCTCGGGGAGCTTGACACCCCGGAGGTATTCGCTGACGACCAGTTCGGCCTTGTCCGCGATGATGAAGCCGATGATGAGCACGAGGACGGCGATGAACAGCTGCGGGATGAAACTCGTCACCCGGAGCCAGAACGCCTCCGTGTCGAGCAACTGCGCGATGTGGATCGCCGTCAGCACGGCAATGCCGTAGATGAACCACGAACTCAGTCTGGCGACGATCTCGACCGTCGAGGTGCCGATCGACTGGGCGGTCCGCTCAAACGGCGTCCCCTCGACGGCCTCCGGGACGCCCGACGCCTGCAGGAGCTCTTCGTTGAGCCGCCCGACCAGATAGCCGACGACGAGTCCGAGCGCTAGGACCGCTGCGGCTATCACGGCCGGTTCGTTGATGAGCGTCTGCCACTCTACCATATCAGTACGCCTCCGGATCGACCTCCAAGATGAGCTCTCCGGCTTTGAACGCCCGGACGAGCCCATCGCTTTCCGAGAGCACGATCGTGATCGCGTTCGTATCCCGCGTGATCGCGCCCCCGGCCATGTGTCGGGCCCCCAACCCCTTCGGAATGTCGACACCTTCCGCGGACGGCTCGAGGTAACGGTACGCGGAGACGATCTTGCCCGCGTCGGAGATGACGAACGCGCCGTCGAGCCGCGAGAACTCCTTCAACATCACGTTCACGATCGGATCGCCGACGTGGACGTGGGACTTCTCGAAGGGGTTGTACGACAGCGGGCGGGACTTATTCATCACCTTGCCCGCGTCGCCGACGACGAACAGCGCGCCGACGGGTTTCCCCTTCTGGCCTTTCTTGCCGAGTTCGATCGCCAGTTCGAGGACGGCCTTGATCACCGCCGGCTCCGCGCGGGACTTGACGAACAGGTCGTAGATGCCCGTGTGCGTCTCGGCGTCGGCGCGGACCCGGGAGACCGTATCGATCTCGTCGCCGTAGAGGCTCGTCGCACAGATCAGCTGGTCGCCGTCCTCGATGAGGTCCTGCTCTAAGGCGCCCTCGAGACCGAACTTGATCCGCTCTTTGATGTCGTCGAACGCGAGAGGGAGTTCGACGAAGACGTCGGCGTTGACGGGGTTTTCCGTCCCGACGACGATGACGTCGAGGTCGTCGACGTCCGCGAAGCGTTCGTAGTACGAGCCACTCGGCGAGAAGAGAAGGACGGCATCGATGCTCGCATAAAGATCCCCGAACACGTCGTCTAACCCGGCCATTGCTCATACAAGTTGCTCCCGCGCGAATAAGCGTTGTGGACCGTCTGACGCACGTCTGTCGCTTCTCTCTCGGTTCGACCGGATTCAAAATACCCAGATCACGGTTCAGCGCTCGATTCCGGAGCTCGGACGGCATTCCCGCCATTCGGCGGTGTGACGCAGCGTCGGTCCGATTCTCAACCAGTGGATGATCGGTCTCGACGACGCCGGAGCCGTTCTCGAACGGCCGTCGACGCGCCGGTTCCTGACGACTCCGCGAACGAGTCTCTTTCAAGCCGGTCCGGAATCGGTGTCGACCGTCCGCTTCTTCACAATCGGGTCACTGCGTGGAGCTGCCACTCGAGACGAGCGGCTCACTCGGTCAGCGGCAGGATGACCCCGAAAATCCACACCGAGAAGAAGCCGATGATGAGGCCGCCACCTTCCGCGAAGGTAAACAGCGTGTGTTCCCACCCCGGAAGCTGTCCCACGAACATGTGGCCGAACAACTCGCCGGCTGCGCCCAGCATCAGGAGCCCGAGGCCGAGCAGGAAGCCGCTCTTCGTGAGGAACGGGTAATCGAGATCACCGTATCGTCCTGTACGGGTCATACGTAACACAGATACGCGAGGAATTATTATCGCTTCGGAACCCGAAGGCGATCGCTCGGGCCTTGTTGCCGACCGCTCAGCGCTCGTGATCGGTTTCGTTGAATGAGGGCTGCGGGACCGGATTCGAACAACGCGAAGACGTGCTCGCTCCCGATGGTCGCTGCGCGCGTCTTCTCTCGTTCGAATCCGCTGGCTACATTTTCCACTCACGACGTTGTTCGCGGAAAATGCGCGGGACCGGATTCGAACCGGCGGACCCCTACGGGACAGCGTCCTAAGCGCTGCGCCGTTGGCCTAGCTTGGCTACCCGCGCTCACTCCCAGATTTTCACGAATCCAGTAAGTACCTGTCGATCCGCGCTACCGCTGTTTCACTGGCTCTTCGGGTGACCAGTCCGGCGGCACGATAAACGTCACGTGCTCCGAATCCCGAAGCTGGTGCAGTTCCGCCGCTTGTTCGGCCAGCGATCGATTCCGGTACGGCATCTCGAGGCCGCAGCCGGTACAGACGAGCTTGCAGGTTGGCTCTTTCATAGACGGGACGCAGCCGTGCAGGAGCCGGACGAGCGTCTATTGTGAGGGACGAAGACAACCCGGTTTAGTAGTCGTGTCCTAGTGAAATTGTCAGAGAACGGCCAATTAGGCAACTCGTTCGTAGCTGAACGTTGCCCAGCGTAGCACCGGATTGGACGGTCCGTTCGGTGCTATTTCGAATCAGCCGCCCGAATATGTGATCGTTTCCTGATCGATTGGCCCCACCTTTATGCGCGCCGCACCGATAGCCGGGTGCATGCACAGCGCCCGGGATCGGATCGAATACGAACCGTGGCTCGAGGAACTCGAGCAGATCGCCGACCGGTTGGAGCTCTCGACCGAAGCGCGATCTTGTGCGGTGGATCTCTTCTTGACGGACGTTCCGGAGGACGACCGGTCGAAGCGAGCCGTCCTCGCAGCCAGCATCTATGCGGGCTCGCTCGTCGCCGGCGAGGGTCGAACGCAGGGCGACGTCGCCGACGCCGCGGACGTCTCGCGGCTCTCGATCCAGTCGCGCTGGAAGGATCTCCTCGAAACCGC comes from Haloterrigena salifodinae and encodes:
- the dacZ gene encoding diadenylate cyclase DacZ, with the translated sequence MAGLDDVFGDLYASIDAVLLFSPSGSYYERFADVDDLDVIVVGTENPVNADVFVELPLAFDDIKERIKFGLEGALEQDLIEDGDQLICATSLYGDEIDTVSRVRADAETHTGIYDLFVKSRAEPAVIKAVLELAIELGKKGQKGKPVGALFVVGDAGKVMNKSRPLSYNPFEKSHVHVGDPIVNVMLKEFSRLDGAFVISDAGKIVSAYRYLEPSAEGVDIPKGLGARHMAGGAITRDTNAITIVLSESDGLVRAFKAGELILEVDPEAY
- a CDS encoding mechanosensitive ion channel family protein, coding for MVEWQTLINEPAVIAAAVLALGLVVGYLVGRLNEELLQASGVPEAVEGTPFERTAQSIGTSTVEIVARLSSWFIYGIAVLTAIHIAQLLDTEAFWLRVTSFIPQLFIAVLVLIIGFIIADKAELVVSEYLRGVKLPEVSVIPKLVKYSVLYVTLIIALGQVGVHVVALLILLTVYAVGIVIVGTVAFKDFLISSAAGIYLLLNQPYGIGDEIRIGDQTGIVQEVDLFVTKIEDDSEEYIVPNRKVFENGIVRMRD
- a CDS encoding transcription initiation factor IIB family protein; the encoded protein is MHSARDRIEYEPWLEELEQIADRLELSTEARSCAVDLFLTDVPEDDRSKRAVLAASIYAGSLVAGEGRTQGDVADAADVSRLSIQSRWKDLLETAGLEPPRW
- a CDS encoding DUF7860 family protein, encoding MTRTGRYGDLDYPFLTKSGFLLGLGLLMLGAAGELFGHMFVGQLPGWEHTLFTFAEGGGLIIGFFSVWIFGVILPLTE